The Shewanella sp. NFH-SH190041 genome has a window encoding:
- the fliI gene encoding flagellar protein export ATPase FliI, which translates to MRPVASGQLLRVVGLTLEASGCRAAVGTLCAIETDHGELIAEVVGFDDELLYLMPVEELRGVQPGARVTPLGERNGLAVGDALLGRVLDGNGQPLDGLGPLLTRETVARQVEAINPLARRAICQPLDVGVRAINTMLTVGQGQRMGLFAGSGVGKSVLLGMMTRGTQADIVVVGLVGERGREVKEFIDEILGEQGRSRAVVVAAPADTSPLMRLRACETATRIAEYFRDCGYSVLLLMDSLTRYAQAQREIALAVGEPPATKGYPPSVFARLPKLVERAGNGSNTQGAITAFYTVLTEGDDLQDPIADAARAILDGHIVLSRALADAGHYPAIDIEASISRVAPMVVPAGHLEAMRQVKQLYSRYQQNRELIAIGAYAQGSDPRLDNAIRLQPAMEAFLCQQFGESVSFELSQQMLLQLAAQCAS; encoded by the coding sequence ATGCGGCCAGTTGCCAGTGGGCAACTGCTGCGGGTGGTTGGGTTAACGCTGGAAGCCAGTGGTTGCCGCGCGGCGGTAGGCACTTTGTGCGCGATTGAAACCGATCATGGCGAGTTGATTGCTGAGGTGGTTGGTTTTGATGATGAACTGTTATATCTGATGCCGGTTGAGGAGTTGCGTGGCGTACAGCCCGGTGCAAGAGTAACGCCGCTTGGTGAACGAAATGGGCTTGCAGTTGGTGATGCGTTGCTTGGGCGGGTGTTGGATGGCAATGGTCAACCATTGGATGGTCTTGGCCCTTTATTGACCCGTGAAACGGTGGCGCGTCAGGTTGAGGCGATTAATCCGCTAGCCAGACGGGCAATTTGCCAACCGCTGGATGTCGGGGTGCGGGCAATCAATACCATGCTGACGGTTGGTCAGGGTCAGCGTATGGGGCTGTTTGCCGGCTCCGGGGTGGGTAAAAGTGTGCTGCTAGGCATGATGACTCGGGGAACCCAGGCTGACATTGTTGTGGTGGGGCTCGTGGGTGAACGGGGGCGGGAAGTAAAAGAATTCATCGATGAAATCTTAGGTGAGCAGGGGCGAAGTCGCGCTGTCGTTGTGGCGGCTCCTGCCGATACCTCCCCTCTGATGCGGCTGCGCGCCTGTGAAACGGCTACTCGGATTGCGGAATACTTTCGTGACTGTGGTTACAGCGTGCTGTTATTGATGGATAGTTTGACCCGTTATGCTCAAGCACAGCGGGAAATTGCGTTAGCTGTTGGGGAGCCGCCAGCAACCAAAGGCTACCCACCCTCAGTATTTGCCCGGCTTCCAAAACTCGTGGAGCGTGCCGGTAATGGCAGTAATACTCAGGGGGCCATTACCGCTTTTTATACAGTGCTGACAGAGGGGGATGATTTACAGGACCCTATTGCCGATGCTGCGCGGGCCATTTTAGATGGTCATATTGTCTTGTCTCGCGCTTTGGCCGATGCCGGGCATTATCCAGCGATTGATATTGAGGCTTCAATAAGCCGGGTTGCCCCTATGGTGGTACCGGCTGGTCATCTTGAGGCGATGCGACAGGTTAAGCAGCTCTATTCTCGCTATCAACAGAATCGTGAATTAATTGCCATTGGTGCTTATGCCCAGGGCAGTGATCCTCGGTTAGATAATGCCATCAGATTACAACCGGCTATGGAGGCATTTTTATGTCAGCAGTTTGGGGAGTCGGTTTCTTTTGAACTCAGTCAGCAGATGTTACTGCAGCTGGCGGCACAATGTGCCAGTTAG
- the fliJ gene encoding flagellar export protein FliJ translates to MKDPLNTVLNLINDAEQQAALQLQAVRLRHQQAEQQLASLNQYRLDYLKQLDARSQQQISATFYHQLHKFIRQLDEAIARQCQALQQTAQQVEQARQHWLAQQQKRQAIETLLEQKALKRSQQVQRQEQRLADELALRQRYLRR, encoded by the coding sequence ATGAAAGATCCCCTTAACACTGTGCTCAATCTGATAAATGATGCTGAGCAACAAGCCGCATTGCAATTGCAGGCGGTGCGATTGCGTCATCAGCAAGCGGAGCAGCAACTGGCATCATTGAATCAATATCGGCTTGATTACCTTAAGCAATTAGATGCACGCAGTCAGCAACAGATAAGTGCAACCTTTTACCATCAGCTGCATAAATTTATTCGTCAACTAGACGAGGCAATCGCTCGCCAGTGTCAGGCATTACAGCAGACAGCGCAGCAGGTTGAACAGGCTCGGCAGCATTGGCTAGCCCAGCAACAAAAACGTCAGGCAATCGAAACGCTACTTGAACAAAAAGCGCTAAAACGGTCGCAACAGGTGCAGCGTCAAGAGCAGCGCTTAGCGGATGAACTGGCGCTGCGACAGCGTTATCTGCGCCGTTGA
- a CDS encoding flagellar hook-length control protein FliK gives MQQVGPLLSGAKPEPAQDIQAGMLTGQHAAEGDDFAQTLSAQHDEQMLTSTPQQKVREQHHRGPQGEDSHSVAQQDDDMAADDEHLTVLEQIQYSRYLDGPDKGERLPQGVMLSDEALSAQLLAGQERAAQSGNELGAGENITVDEALLAYHALRGMEGNATDSNDVNSRNVAGGLQVDHVLLTDTNMEKLIILPGNGQLNGGDQVAQIDGVQALPAGTVQRNGRWYDALPVKGEQSVNTDELAPLDQKLSAQTEIVLGEIETDERLAEKGNKLNPPSAELQQLLAGLPGRQLAGKGQDNANALHLGARQGELSGVDESGLLSTFDGEDAPLAKGLFPTLGAKPHILASELTNGRLTSVDGLKTEQFTSESASLDMAFKLNAIDGVKTEKVLLSEAALTLQDAKFTISDIAPAGSDSGVKESIGVSPLLTANQMGKADTPQLQLSVRQGNEVISAQELVQRFAPVMKQQLVTMVSQNMTQAEIQLDPPELGQMLVRIQVQGEQTQVQFHVAQNNTKELLEQAVPRLRELLQEQGMDLARSSVSSQHSGEQGQGSGTNTSSADRGQAMESSDDGATQESGAEFQRSDDGSIDYYA, from the coding sequence ATGCAACAAGTGGGGCCGCTTCTATCCGGAGCTAAACCGGAGCCAGCACAGGATATTCAGGCCGGAATGCTAACCGGTCAGCATGCAGCTGAAGGGGATGATTTTGCCCAGACCCTATCAGCGCAGCATGATGAGCAAATGCTGACATCAACGCCGCAGCAAAAGGTGCGGGAGCAACATCATCGTGGGCCGCAAGGAGAGGACAGTCATTCCGTTGCTCAACAGGACGATGATATGGCTGCCGATGACGAGCACTTAACGGTTTTGGAGCAGATCCAGTATTCACGTTATCTCGATGGGCCGGATAAGGGAGAGCGTTTGCCCCAAGGAGTCATGCTCAGTGATGAGGCGTTATCAGCGCAATTACTCGCGGGCCAAGAGCGAGCTGCCCAGTCAGGTAACGAATTGGGGGCGGGCGAAAACATCACTGTGGATGAAGCCTTGTTAGCTTACCACGCGTTGCGTGGTATGGAAGGCAATGCCACTGACAGTAATGACGTAAATAGCCGTAATGTGGCGGGGGGGCTGCAGGTGGATCATGTGCTGTTGACCGATACCAATATGGAAAAACTCATCATACTGCCGGGCAATGGGCAGCTTAACGGCGGTGATCAGGTCGCCCAGATAGATGGGGTGCAGGCTTTGCCAGCGGGCACTGTGCAGCGTAATGGCCGTTGGTATGATGCTTTACCGGTTAAAGGCGAACAGTCTGTTAATACAGATGAATTAGCTCCACTAGACCAAAAGCTGAGTGCGCAGACGGAAATCGTTTTAGGAGAGATTGAGACTGACGAGAGACTTGCTGAGAAGGGGAATAAATTGAATCCACCATCGGCAGAGTTACAGCAGTTACTCGCAGGATTACCGGGCAGGCAGTTGGCTGGAAAGGGACAAGATAATGCCAATGCTCTGCATTTGGGAGCTCGACAGGGTGAATTATCAGGCGTTGATGAATCAGGATTGCTATCAACTTTTGATGGTGAAGATGCACCATTAGCTAAAGGCTTGTTTCCGACATTAGGGGCAAAACCTCATATTTTGGCCTCTGAGCTAACAAATGGCCGATTAACGTCAGTTGATGGGCTGAAAACCGAGCAATTTACCTCAGAGTCCGCTTCCCTTGATATGGCGTTTAAGTTGAATGCGATTGATGGGGTGAAAACTGAAAAAGTGCTGTTGTCTGAGGCTGCATTAACCTTGCAGGATGCCAAATTCACCATCAGTGATATAGCCCCAGCAGGCAGTGATAGCGGGGTAAAAGAGTCGATAGGAGTGTCGCCATTACTGACAGCTAATCAGATGGGGAAAGCTGACACGCCGCAATTACAACTCTCTGTGCGTCAAGGGAATGAAGTAATTTCTGCTCAGGAATTGGTACAGCGGTTTGCCCCTGTGATGAAGCAACAACTGGTCACCATGGTTAGTCAGAATATGACCCAAGCTGAGATTCAGCTTGACCCTCCAGAGTTAGGGCAGATGTTGGTCCGGATCCAAGTTCAGGGTGAGCAGACTCAGGTGCAGTTCCATGTGGCGCAAAATAATACTAAGGAACTATTGGAACAGGCTGTGCCCAGGTTGCGGGAACTGTTGCAAGAACAGGGGATGGATCTGGCGCGTAGTAGTGTCTCATCACAGCATTCTGGTGAACAAGGGCAGGGTTCTGGGACGAATACATCATCTGCAGATAGAGGCCAAGCAATGGAGTCGTCTGATGATGGTGCTACGCAGGAGTCCGGGGCCGAATTTCAGCGCAGTGATGATGGTAGCATAGATTATTACGCTTGA
- the fliL gene encoding flagellar basal body-associated protein FliL codes for MADEPDSGEKPKGKGKLIIIIAAVVVLVLGGAGAFLMMGGDPPPEAEMAEGEMEEAINPDELEEAVYVALPRPFLFNLTGPQRTRLVEIKVQLLVRGSDAQVMTQKHIPLIEDALLTTFSGADVNKLKTQEGKDDLRLKALANVQSTLKQVLGQKTVEKVLFTGFVMQ; via the coding sequence ATGGCAGATGAGCCTGACAGCGGGGAAAAGCCCAAAGGTAAAGGCAAACTTATCATCATTATTGCTGCGGTTGTGGTGTTGGTATTGGGCGGCGCGGGTGCATTTTTGATGATGGGCGGTGATCCGCCCCCGGAAGCTGAGATGGCGGAAGGGGAGATGGAAGAAGCGATTAATCCGGATGAGTTGGAAGAGGCGGTTTATGTGGCGCTACCAAGACCATTTTTATTTAACCTGACCGGGCCACAACGGACCCGATTGGTGGAAATAAAAGTGCAGCTTTTGGTTCGGGGCAGTGATGCCCAAGTGATGACGCAAAAACATATTCCGCTGATTGAGGATGCGTTGTTGACGACATTTAGTGGCGCGGATGTGAATAAGTTGAAAACCCAAGAAGGTAAAGATGATTTGCGGCTTAAGGCCTTGGCGAATGTGCAGAGTACGTTAAAGCAGGTACTTGGTCAGAAAACCGTGGAAAAAGTTTTATTTACCGGATTTGTGATGCAGTGA
- the fliM gene encoding flagellar motor switch protein FliM gives MTDLLSQDEIDALLHGADEVEEETVDEAASSDARSFDFSSQDRIVRGRMPTLEMVNERFARHLRISMFNMMRRAAEVSINGVQMMKFGEYIHTLFVPTSLNMVRFSPLKGTALITMEARLVFILVDNFFGGDGRFHAKIEGREFTPTERRIVQLLLKIIFEDYKNAWAPVMDTEFEYLDSEVNPAMANIVSPTEVAVISSFHIEVDGGGGDFHITMPYSMIEPIRELLDAGVQSDKQDTDVRWYKALKEEIMGIDVGFESKLVEKQMSLQQVLGLKPGDIIPVEIPEYITMDVEELPSFRCKLGKSRDNLALKVYEKIPRPETMKSELQLITRKGKSRDISEL, from the coding sequence GTGACTGATTTACTGAGCCAAGATGAAATTGATGCGCTATTGCATGGCGCTGATGAGGTAGAAGAAGAAACCGTTGATGAGGCGGCTAGCTCTGATGCCCGTAGTTTTGATTTCTCCTCCCAGGACAGAATTGTACGTGGGCGGATGCCCACTCTGGAAATGGTTAATGAACGTTTTGCTCGCCATTTACGCATCAGTATGTTCAACATGATGCGCCGGGCGGCGGAGGTCTCCATCAATGGCGTACAGATGATGAAGTTTGGCGAGTATATTCATACGCTGTTTGTGCCGACGAGTTTGAATATGGTGCGTTTTAGTCCACTTAAAGGGACAGCGTTGATTACCATGGAAGCTCGATTGGTGTTTATTTTGGTGGATAATTTTTTCGGTGGGGATGGGCGTTTTCACGCCAAAATTGAGGGGCGGGAGTTTACCCCGACAGAACGCCGGATTGTGCAGCTGCTACTGAAAATTATTTTCGAAGATTATAAAAATGCTTGGGCACCAGTGATGGATACTGAGTTTGAATACTTGGATTCAGAGGTGAATCCGGCTATGGCTAATATTGTCAGCCCGACAGAAGTTGCCGTGATCAGTTCTTTTCATATTGAAGTGGACGGCGGCGGGGGCGATTTCCATATCACTATGCCTTATTCCATGATTGAACCTATCCGTGAATTGCTGGATGCCGGGGTGCAGAGCGATAAACAGGATACCGATGTGCGTTGGTATAAAGCCCTGAAAGAAGAAATTATGGGTATAGATGTGGGATTTGAGTCTAAACTTGTTGAAAAACAAATGTCTTTGCAGCAAGTCTTGGGCCTCAAGCCCGGGGATATTATTCCCGTGGAGATCCCTGAATATATCACCATGGATGTGGAAGAGTTACCCAGTTTCCGCTGTAAGTTGGGTAAGTCGCGGGATAATTTGGCTCTGAAGGTTTATGAAAAAATTCCCCGACCAGAGACTATGAAATCAGAATTACAGTTGATTACTCGTAAAGGGAAATCACGTGATATCAGCGAGCTATAG
- the fliN gene encoding flagellar motor switch protein FliN: MSEEDVGDDWAAAMAEQAEEEAKTVELDELQDETSALSDEEQSKLDGILDIPVTISMEVGRSFISIRNLLQLNQGSVVELDRVAGEPLDVMVNGTLIAHGEVVVVNDKFGIRLTDVISQTERIKQLK; the protein is encoded by the coding sequence ATGAGTGAAGAAGATGTCGGTGATGATTGGGCTGCGGCCATGGCCGAGCAGGCAGAGGAAGAAGCCAAAACGGTGGAGTTGGATGAACTGCAGGATGAAACATCAGCACTTTCTGATGAAGAGCAGTCAAAACTGGATGGAATTTTGGATATTCCGGTTACTATCTCCATGGAAGTGGGGCGTAGCTTTATTTCCATCCGTAATCTGCTGCAGCTTAACCAAGGCTCTGTGGTGGAGTTAGACAGAGTTGCAGGTGAGCCTTTAGATGTAATGGTTAATGGCACCTTAATTGCCCACGGTGAGGTCGTGGTGGTAAACGATAAATTTGGGATCAGACTGACGGATGTCATCAGTCAGACAGAACGTATTAAACAATTGAAATAA